The Daucus carota subsp. sativus chromosome 7, DH1 v3.0, whole genome shotgun sequence genome window below encodes:
- the LOC108194050 gene encoding uncharacterized protein LOC108194050, producing MQRDQENTDDKMKTGNLFDEFRARRSTMPSLFGGRDPFDDPFFTRPFGSISGSGMFGTAGQFGNSSQVSEMKGPVIKELDSEDEGEQEGDGDQDKDGKNERSEASDGDCSNKDPIVEHPDDEDNAEKESENVSHRTNYNKVERAEPQNRSFSFQKVTYGGVDGTYFTATTSRRKGKDGALLEESKQADKTTGQASHRISRGLHDRDHSLLRKIDSDGKVDTMQTLHNLEEDELTGFEDAWRGNVEKHFPGWTDGSIHFGDSGVGGSRQITQAGQGTNHPFGDTGESFSTRRPHNETKRDQNGGKTKKVVRINIE from the exons ATgcagagagatcaagagaataCTGATGATAAGATGAAGACGGGTAATCTGTTTGATGAGTTTCGGGCTCGTAGAAGTACGATGCCTAGCTTGTTTGGTGGAAGGGATCCGTTTGATGATCCCTTTTTTACTCGTCCATTTGGTAGTATATCCGGGTCTGGAATGTTTGGTACTGCTGGTCAGTTTGGTAATTCGTCACAAGTTAGTGAAATGAAAGGACCTGTTATTAAGGAACTAGATAGTGAGGATGAAGGAGAACAAGAGGGAGATGGTGATCAGGATAAAGATGGTAAGAATGAAAGATCTGAAGCTTCAGACGGAGATTGTTCGAATAAAGACCCTATTGTTGAGCACCCTGATGATGAAGATAATG CAGAGAAAGAAAGCGAGAATGTATCCCATAGGACTAACTATAACAAGGTTGAACGAGCAGAACCTCAAAATCGAAGTTTTAGCTTCCAGAAAGTGACATATGGTGGTGTAGATGGAACTTATTTCACAGCTACAACGTCAAGAAGGAAAGGGAAGGACGGG GCATTGTTGGAGGAAAGCAAGCAAGCTGATAAAACAACCGGTCAAGCCTCACATAGGATCTCTAGAGGATTACATGATAGG GATCATTCTCTTTTAAGGAAGATTGATTCTGATGGGAAGGTGGACACAATGCAAACTTTGCATAATCTAGAGGAAG ATGAACTGACTGGTTTTGAAGATGCTTGGAGAGGAAATGTGGAAAAGCATTTTCCTGGATGGACTGATGGATCCATTCACTTTGGAGATTCAG GGGTTGGCGGCAGTCGTCAGATAACCCAGGCAGGTCAGGGTACTAATCATCCATTTGGCGATACTGGAGAAAGTTTCAGTACGAGGAGGCCTCATAATGAAACCAAGAGGGATCAAAATGGGGGCAAAACAAAAAAGGTCGTCAGGATAAATATTGAATGA
- the LOC108195496 gene encoding uncharacterized protein LOC108195496, with protein sequence MKLVWSPETSAKAYLDTIKACKLVSGSGEAELISAMAGGWNPKLIAEAWSYGNSITTSIGLAIAANHLGARHVCIVPDEQSRLAYTAAMQSKGSAEYLPEIAVGKAEEVVEELTGIEFLVVDGQRKEFCRVVRASKLSHRGAVLVCRNCSLCNMAGFRWSRVLSNATRVVRSLIVPVGKGLDIAYVSSTGGSKKGQRRWIVHVDRKSGEEHVFRG encoded by the exons ATGAAGCTCGTGTGGTCACCCGAAACCTCTGCAAAAGCTTATCTCGACACCATCAAGGCG tgCAAACTTGTGTCAGGATCTGGGGAGGCAGAGTTGATATCAGCCATGGCAGGTGGATGGAACCCTAAACTAATAGCAGAGGCTTGGTCATATGGAAACTCAATCACAACAAGTATAGGTCTGGCCATAGCTGCTAATCACTTGGGTGCACGACACGTGTGCATAGTACCCGATGAACAGTCAAGACTAGCCTACACAGCAGCCATGCAGAGCAAAGGCAGTGCTGAGTATCTGCCTGAAATAGCAGTGGGAAAGGCTGAGGAGGTGGTGGAGGAGCTGACGGGGATCGAATTTCTGGTTGTGGATGGCCAGCGCAAGGAGTTCTGCAGGGTGGTCAGGGCTTCTAAGCTGAGCCACCGTGGTGCAGTGTTGGTGTGTAGAAATTGTAGTCTATGTAACATGGCTGGGTTCAGGTGGAGTAGGGTTCTTAGCAACGCAACACGTGTGGTTCGATCACTGATTGTTCCGGTTGGAAAGGGTTTAGATATTGCTTATGTTTCGAGTACTGGTGGGAGCAAGAAGGGTCAGAGGCGTTGGATTGTGCACGTCGATCGGAAATCAGGCGAGGAGCATGTGTTCCGGGGATGA